TGTCTACCTATTTGTTTTACTTCTCCTGTTCTTGTCATTATATCAGCAACTAATTCAATGTGCCTTATATCAACATCTAAACCTTGATCATCTAAAACTTTCTTTATTTCTTTCATTATTAGCTCTCTAGCAGCTTCAACACCTAATACGCTTTCTACTTCATGAAGATTATTAGTTTCTACTCTAGATACATCTACACCTTTTATACCAAGCACACCTTCTAAATTTGATCCATCAGTTATAATTATATATTCATCTCCTCTTTTTTGGACTATTGCTCTTTTTATTCCTTTAATTCCTTTAATTTTTGTTCCTAAGATTTTTTCTCTAGCCTTAAATAATCCTGTTATGTTATCCATATTTTGGAATTCTATACTTAAAGTTAAATCATCTGGCTTTTCAATAATAAAATCGCCTAGTTTTAGCTTTTTGATGGTTTTTTCAATTTCGTCAACTTCTATTCCTTTATCTTTAAGCATTTTTTCGTCTAAATGAATTATTAACGCCATTGAAGCAATATCAATACTTGTAGAATCTACAACATTTTCAATTTTAGTATATTCTATTTTTCTTGCTACAGATATTGCTTTATCTCTATCGAATTTATACTCATCCGTAAGATAGATAGTCATCATAGGAGTCGAAGGAGTTTTTCTAGCATCAACAATTTCGATTAATCTAGGCAAACCTAATGTGACGTTTAGCTCTCTAACTCCAGCATAGTGGAACGTTCTTAACGTCATTTGTGTACCTGGTTCCCCTATGGATTGTGCTGCAACTACTCCTGATGCTTCTCCAGGATTTATTAATGAGCGATCATAGTCTTTTAGAATAAGGTTTATTACATTATCAATATCTTCTTTTGTCATTTCTACTGGATAAGATAGCATTTTTTCTTTTACCTTATTTATAAGGTCAGTTGGAAATATTGAACTCAAATAATTTATCTTTTCTTCAAAATATGATTTTGCTTCTTCTTTAATCACTTATTTTCACCTCTTCCAACCTATTGTCCTTTCAAGAATTCTATCTATATCTATTGTTTTACCGTGGGAACTATACATAGGATGGACTCCATCTCCACCATATAAAGTTTGTATTATTTCTCCATATAAACTTCTTATTGTTCCATCATACTCTGTTCTTAAGTCTGATAATGCATTAACTAGCCTTCTTTGCATATATCCGCTTTGCGATGTTCTTACTGCGGTATCTACTAGTCCTTCTCTACCAGCAGCTGCATGGAAGAATGTTTCTATTGGATTTAATCCTGATCTGAAAGATGAGTAAATGAATCCTCTCGCTTCTGGCGATATATCTTCTCTCTTAAAGTGTGGTAATGTTCTTTCATAATATCCTCTAGATATTCTTTCACCTCTAACTGACTGTTGACCTAACATTGCTGCCATCTGGGTAATATTTAATACGCTTCCTCTTGCACCAGTTCTTGCCATAATATAGACATTATTGAATGGATCAAGGTAAGTAGTAGCTATCTCTCCAGCGTCGTTTCTTAACTTATCTAGAGCGTCTAATATGTAATTTTCTAAGCTTTCTTCTAATGTTCTTCCAGGTATTTGCTCTAATTCTCCTTCTTTGTATTTTCTAATTAATTCGTTTACTTCTTGGTTTGCTTGTTTTGATCTCTCTTGAATTTTATTAATTGCTTCTTGACTTATTGTTACATCGTCTAATGTCATTGTTAATCCATACATTTCGACATATCTTATGAAGATTTTGAATATATTATCCATTAGCCATAAGCCATAATCTTCTGGATACTCTCTTATTAACCAATGTAGGATACTTTCTGGTTGTTGATTCCCTAATGCTTTCTTATCAAATACGCCTTCTAATAATTTTCCATTCTTAATTACTATAAATGAATCATGTGGGCAATCCTCATCTTTGCATACTCTAGAACCGCTAGATATATTTGATTGGCCATGGAAATTAAAGTCTTCAGGCAAGAATAGACTTACCAATTGTTTTCCAGTATAAAGCTTCTTAGGAGCTAGAATAGCTGGCTCTCCTATATCTTTAGATATATTTGAAACTCCTAATATTGTTTCAACTTCATCTTTAGTTAGAAGTGTAGTTTTTACTGTTAATAAGTATGCTCCGCTTATATAATCTTGTGCTGAACCCATTATTGGGCCTCCATATCTAGGAGTTAGGATATTTCTGTGAACTATCATTAATTCTTTTGTTTCCGCTATAGCTTCTTCTGATTGTGGAACATGTAAATTCATTTCGTCTCCATCAAAGTCAGCATTATATGGTGGGCATACTAACAAGTTTAATCTAAATGTTTTTCCAGGTAATACTTTTACTTTATGTCCCATCATTGAAATTCTGTGTAATGATGGCTGTCTATTGAAAATTACTACATCGTTATCAATAAGATGCCTTTCTACTATGAAACCTGGAGCTAATGTGGATGCAAACTCTTTTCTATCTTTAACATACCTTAAGTCTATTCTTCTTCCGTCAGACTTAATTACATAATTTGCACCAGGCCATTTATCTGGACCATTAATTACATATTCTCTCATCCTTTCTATGTTCCATTTTGTTACCCTTTCTGGGACTGTTAATGTCTTTGCTATATCAACTGGAACTCCTACTTGGTCTATACTAATATTAGGATCTGGAGATATTACAGTTCTGGCTGAAAAATCAACTCTTTTACCTGATAGGTTTCCTCTAAATCTTCCTTCTTTTCCTTTTAACCTTTGTGCCAGTGTTCTCAAAGGTCTTCCAGATCTATGTTTAGATGTAGGTAATCCAGGAATTTCGTTGTCAAAATATGTTGCTACGTGATATTGTAATAAGTCCCACAAATCTTCTACAATTAGCTGAGGAGCTCCTGCATCAATACTTTCTTTTAATCTTTCGTTAATTCTTACGATATCAACTAGCTTATGAGTTAAATCGTCTTCTGCTCTTATTCCACTTTCTATCATTATAGATGGTCTGATAGTTATAGGTGGAACTGGAAGCACTGTCAAAATCATCCATTCTGGTCTGCTGTTTTTTGGATCATAACCTAATAATTCCACATCATCATCAGGAATTTTTTCTAAACGATCTCTAATGTCAGAAGGCGTTAGTTTAACTACACCTTCTTTTCTTTCTTCGTAAAAACTATAGGGTTTTTCTAACTTTATTTTAAGTTGTTTTTCTGCACAGTGTGGACATACAGTTGATTTCATTGATGTCCTTTTCACATGTTCTATCAATCTTTTGGCTGCTGAAGGCCATCTACCTCTAATTGCTAAATATATTCTTCTATATCTATCTAATTCATCATCAGCTATTTTTATTCTTCCACATCTTCTGCAAGTAGAACGTAAAAGATCATATACATGCTTTACAAATCCTATATGCAGTACTGGTCTTACAAGCTCTATATGGCCAAAATGGCCAGGACATGAACCCATTACATTACCACATGTAGGGCATTTCTGTCCAGGCTCTATGACTCCTAATCTTGGATCCATTACACTACCTTCTATTGGTGTACCGTCTTCGTCATAAACATCTGAGGTTATTATAGCAGTTACTGACATTTTTCTTATATCGTCAGGAGATAATATTCCAAATTTTACTCCTTTAACTATTTTTTCACTCATTATTATCACCTCTTAAAGGAACTTTATCACCTAAAACTAACCTTGGAGCAATTACCATACTCATCAATTCTTGAAGTAATAGTTTAAAAGCATAAGATATTGTTACCGGATATAAGTTTGCTTTATCACCATGAATTGGACAAACTAGTCTATTCTTATTTCTATCATACCAACCTATAAATCCACACTGATCACAGACATATACAGTTGTTTTATCTGAATTATCAAGTAATCTATCTTTAATTACCATGGCAGCTCCATATCCTATCAAGCAATCTCTTTCCATTTCTCCAAATCTTAATCCTCCTTCTCTTGCTCTTCCTTCTGTAGGTTGTCTAGTAAGTATTTGTATTGGACCTCTTGCTCTTCCATGCATTTTATCTGCAACCATATGATGTAATTTCTGATAATAAACAACACCAACTAACACTCTTCCCTTAATTTTCTGTCCAGTTCTTCCATCATATACTACTTCTGATCCATCCTTTAAGTGACCATAATTAACGAATTTTTGTTGTAACTCATCAATAGGAGTATTATAGAATGGAGTCGCATCGACCATCTTACCGGACAATGCTGCGTATTTACCTGCTAAAGCTTCCATTACTTGTCCCAATGTCATTCTAGAAGGTAACGAATGCGGATTCAATATAATATCTGGAACTATACCATCAGTAGTATATGGCATATCTGCTTGAGGGATAAGCATACCTATAACTCCCTTTTGCCCATGTCTAGTGGCAAATTTATCACCTAACTCTGGTATTCTTAGATCTCTTACTCTCACCTTTACTAGCTTGTTGCCGTCTGAGGTTTCTGTTATTAGAACTAAATCTACTATTCCTCTTTCTCCATGTCTAGTTATTATTGATGTATCTCTTTTTGCTTGTTCTGGAGATAATTCCTTAAATTCTTGCAAGAATCTTGGGGGACTTACTTTACCTATTAGCACATCTCCACCTTTTACTTCTACTTCTGGAGATACTATTCCATTATCATCTAAATTACTATAATATTCTTTTCCTTTATACCCTCTTACTCCAGCTTCTGGTAATTCTATTTTATCTTCTTGACCTCCAGCGTATTTTATCTCTTCGGCTGAGTATAATCTAAAGAATGTAGATCTAAACATACCTCTTTCAACTGATGATTTATTCATTATTATTGCATCTTCCATATTATATCCCGTAAATGACATTACTGCTAATACTGCATTATTTCCTGCAGGTCTCTCATTATAGCCTATTGCTTGTATAGCTCTAGTTTGAACTAAAGGTTTTTGTGGATAATGTAATAGATGGGATCTACTATCAGTTCTTAATTGATAATTCGCTGCATATAATCCTAAGGCTTGTTTGGCCATTGCTGATTGGTATGTATTTCTTGGAGATTGATTATGTTCTGGATATGGTATT
This genomic window from Acidianus manzaensis contains:
- the rpoA2 gene encoding DNA-directed RNA polymerase subunit A''; amino-acid sequence: MIKEEAKSYFEEKINYLSSIFPTDLINKVKEKMLSYPVEMTKEDIDNVINLILKDYDRSLINPGEASGVVAAQSIGEPGTQMTLRTFHYAGVRELNVTLGLPRLIEIVDARKTPSTPMMTIYLTDEYKFDRDKAISVARKIEYTKIENVVDSTSIDIASMALIIHLDEKMLKDKGIEVDEIEKTIKKLKLGDFIIEKPDDLTLSIEFQNMDNITGLFKAREKILGTKIKGIKGIKRAIVQKRGDEYIIITDGSNLEGVLGIKGVDVSRVETNNLHEVESVLGVEAARELIMKEIKKVLDDQGLDVDIRHIELVADIMTRTGEVKQIGRHGVTGEKTSVFARAAFEVTVKHLLDAAARGDVEDFKGVVENIIIGQPIKLGTGMVELLMKPASR
- the rpoA1 gene encoding DNA-directed RNA polymerase subunit A' — its product is MSEKIVKGVKFGILSPDDIRKMSVTAIITSDVYDEDGTPIEGSVMDPRLGVIEPGQKCPTCGNVMGSCPGHFGHIELVRPVLHIGFVKHVYDLLRSTCRRCGRIKIADDELDRYRRIYLAIRGRWPSAAKRLIEHVKRTSMKSTVCPHCAEKQLKIKLEKPYSFYEERKEGVVKLTPSDIRDRLEKIPDDDVELLGYDPKNSRPEWMILTVLPVPPITIRPSIMIESGIRAEDDLTHKLVDIVRINERLKESIDAGAPQLIVEDLWDLLQYHVATYFDNEIPGLPTSKHRSGRPLRTLAQRLKGKEGRFRGNLSGKRVDFSARTVISPDPNISIDQVGVPVDIAKTLTVPERVTKWNIERMREYVINGPDKWPGANYVIKSDGRRIDLRYVKDRKEFASTLAPGFIVERHLIDNDVVIFNRQPSLHRISMMGHKVKVLPGKTFRLNLLVCPPYNADFDGDEMNLHVPQSEEAIAETKELMIVHRNILTPRYGGPIMGSAQDYISGAYLLTVKTTLLTKDEVETILGVSNISKDIGEPAILAPKKLYTGKQLVSLFLPEDFNFHGQSNISSGSRVCKDEDCPHDSFIVIKNGKLLEGVFDKKALGNQQPESILHWLIREYPEDYGLWLMDNIFKIFIRYVEMYGLTMTLDDVTISQEAINKIQERSKQANQEVNELIRKYKEGELEQIPGRTLEESLENYILDALDKLRNDAGEIATTYLDPFNNVYIMARTGARGSVLNITQMAAMLGQQSVRGERISRGYYERTLPHFKREDISPEARGFIYSSFRSGLNPIETFFHAAAGREGLVDTAVRTSQSGYMQRRLVNALSDLRTEYDGTIRSLYGEIIQTLYGGDGVHPMYSSHGKTIDIDRILERTIGWKR